The Mangifera indica cultivar Alphonso chromosome 12, CATAS_Mindica_2.1, whole genome shotgun sequence DNA window GCCTTTGAAGTTACGATCTTGGTTAGCCgtgaattaaaatttcaatgtaAACTAACTGGCATCAAATTTGTGAGCTCGTCGATTTTGAGATTAATCTTCGTTTTGTGTGGGATTTAAATGCCAACATTTTCTGATAGTATATGTGGCTACTTGCTGTGCTGGGACATCattatttccttttcttttttgtgagGCATCGAATTGCAGTAAGACAATAAATAAGATGCAAATATTTCTCGAGTAATATGCAGTGGTGAAATTATTTACAGTGATTTCTTCCTGAGTTCAGTCACCTGGATTAACAAACCAACACATATATTACATTTTTAGACGGAGTGACAGCAAGTATCAGAACTCAAATTGCATCTTTGAGTCATATCCAAGAGCTTCCAGATGAGCTGCCATAGCCTTGTTCATGCCTGGAGGTCCACATCTCAGGATCTGTAAAATCATAAACTTCAGCCGCAAGGAAGGCGTAAAACTAAATTCCTGAGAACGCAAATTCAACTGGTTCGGTCTCTTAGAGTTATATAAAATGTTCTGAGGTTGAATTCTGCACACTTCGGAATCTGGGGTTTTGGTTTATGAAATAATCCAACAAAAAAGATCCCCAGAAATTTGTGGAAAATTACCTGAATATCTGAGGCTGGTGCAGGACAGTGTGTTTGAATCATTTCCTTGGAAACATGCCCAATCCCACCATCCCATGCTTCAGGAGGCTGCcaaatatatttcttaataatatatattatcatcaatgaaagggaaattaaatgcTATATACTTGCAGAATATAAAGCTCATGAAATGCAGTTGCAGGATCAAGGCACTGTAagtaaaattgtaaaaattttacatgtttttcataaatttgcTCATAAAGAAATGTTTTACAAATAAAGGAAAGCACATACCTGACTTAGGACATAATACACTTTGAAACGGCTGGGAAATTTCACTGCAAAGCTATCTAGTTCTTCCTATAAAACAACCATCATCAAAGTCCACtgcaatattaaattataacaccccaatttattattaagatattacCAATTTTCTTTTACTCCCTTGAATAATGGGATTATATTCATTTCTAATGAGAAGTCTAAAGTTGTAAGTTTGAATATACAGAGACGTGCTCTAAGCCTCACTATTTAAGGTGGGTAAGAGAAAAATTACAATATCTTAATAGTAGTCCGAGTTTAACATGCTACGAAAGACCAAGTTTATGTCGGGTAAAACTTGTAATTGTGTGTTGTAAGGAAATGGCTAACCTTCAAAAGAATGTCATTAACAGTGACATTAGCATAGATGAGATTCACATTGGTTTTATCTTTAGGATTCTCTAATATGCCTCGGGTGAgctgaataaaaaaataaaataattatatttatctttttttgtcataaaattacaaaaccatTGTGGGAAATACTGCTATTTATGTGCCTGAAACATTGGAGTAATGCCAGAGCCTCCAGCAATCATCCCAAATGCTCTAGCTTGCCCAACATTATATTTAAAACGCCCCTGCAAAAATTAAACCACAACTTAAAATGCTTAAGTTACTATTATAATTAGAATTCAGAAACATTTacttaaattttacataaaaagatTTGAATGAAGAGAATGTACCTTTGGTCCCTTCACTGCAAGACAATCTCCTTCCTTCATTTCTCTAAAATGATGAGACATCCTTCCCTTTGGATACATCTACGTATAACAtccattaattcaattaaactctcaaagaaaataaatatagggggtaatcttaacttttagaattaataattttaaaatcccgataattaataaatgaataatgttatatgcatCTAGTTTTAGATacctaattagatattcaattatgtatcattatatgattgaatattattttatctttaattcaaaatttcctagttacataattacaaatcatttgaatattagaaattggttatatatagttttattgttaataaataattcGAATTCGGCTCCGCAAATAACAATTAGCATTCACCTTTACAACTAGTTCAAAGAAACCAAGATCAGAATCCAAAGTTATTGGAGTATATGGTCTTATGACTTGGTTACCTTCACTGTCCTTTCCTCTGCACAATAAATTTAGTCACTAATGGTTAAATAAAAATTCCCAGTAGTTTGATGATGCATGAATGGCAATTTCACTAGCTTAAAATGCAtagttaaaatgaataaaactatgcatacaaacatattatacttatttatCTGTATAAATTGAGGTGACAGTTTGTAATTGgatgatatgattgtttattttttttctcactctaaaattactcaattagatgtgttattatatcagattgtataaataaatttgtacaattCGTTTTTCCAACTAGCATTACtccattaaaatatatatattgatcattgataaatatatgaaatagaatgaaaaagaaattgtcaACCTGCAAACAATGTGTTGTCCTAGAGGTAAGCCAAATACTGATGTAGGTTTAGGAAGAGCAAATCTGAACTTGGAAGCATTATGGCTAAGCTGAGTTTTCTTAACAAGTTTGAATTCCTTGAATTTCTCAGGCTCCAAGCACCCtgaaaaaaataaccaaaaaaaaaaatcaattgccATACAGAAggaagaaataatttaattaaatgataattgaaGATTTTCTGACCTTTAGGTTTTCTGGAGTGAAGAACATAAATAGCAATGGTGAAGAAGCCTGCAACTAAAGCAGCAAGAAGACCAAGTAGTTGAAGATGGGAGAGTTGCATTGGAAACTCAGTTTTTATTTTGGTCATCAGTTCATCAAACTTCAAATCCATTGGTAAATTCAACATTTTgcaaacaattataattttgctACATCGATTTTAATTTACAGGAAAAAAAATGCTTTTTGTTTTATGCTTTTCTTGCTCTTGCATTGTCAGCTTTCCCTTTATTTTTGTGAGTGGAATATAACTGCAGAAGAATGTATGAATGAAGCAAGGGATCATTtaaagactttatcatggaCCATAATCCTCTTATATGCACCCACAGTGGAGGTGATAAGATAAGTTTAATTATATCATGTGACTGTAAGAGATTATGAGACCCATATGATTAGGGTACAAAATTCTTGCCTCAATCTAATCTGATTGATCCGGTTAATGTAGTTTATAGcaaatgatttttgaaaaagCTTTTATCGATTTCTACCATATTGTCTCCTTTGCATGATGAAACTCGACTCCACTCATCAGTTGTCATTTCCACCCGACATTGACCCGACCCTGTAACCAAGGGATACTCATCCATTAGAAGGACTCTCCTATGGAGGCTGCCACTTGGGTAAAAGAATTTCACTTCACAGGGGAATTCCTGGTGTTATTTATCCTGAAGGAAGGACAAATATGTTTTCTAGCAGGGGGAATGATACTATACTGCTGGATGCCAAGTGCACAAACCCAAAAGTTTGCCAGGTGGCCAGTTCAAGTCCACATCAACTTACTGGATATTAGTTTTCATATTTACTTTTAAGCCTAGCTTGTTTGTAATTATTTAGACTAGGTTGTTTTCATGTTTCATCTGAAATCCTTCAATTTAGGACCTCCCTATGAGAATAGCATGTTGATTTCTTGGGGTGgaaaattgttttttgttttttgtcttttgttttttatttttttaatttttaagtatatataaaggGCAAAAGCCTTTGGAATAAAGGGCAtgaattacattttcaattATACATCTTTATGCCTCTATTTTGTGGTTGTGATCTGTTCAGATTTGTGGTTGTGGGTATAtcaattttctttaatataatatattatttaatcatataatgatatattagttTGGTTGTACATACTAAAGaccaattatttataaataaaatattattgggtTGAATTAAtttgttctcttttttaattttttaatgcaacataatacttaatataaaacTGTTAGTagtatattgaatatataatttatttgtttaaagttgaaattataAGTGGGAAGTTTGTTAAATAAACAATTTGATGTTAAGGTTAATGGTGCCAACATTTATTAGGAAATTTGGTTATTTGGAAATCAACAATTTTCACCAAAGaccaaaatcatattttaaaaatatattatgtacCCAATTGACCCATTACACATGTcgcatttaattaaaattgaatcttaaattagattaaatggATTTTTCTTAGAGGGCGTTCGGTTGAGGAGAATTAAAGAgtattctaataatatattttttattacttatattactttatttgatttataagtaataaaagattttggtaatcttttagTACCAATAGTAATttgacatgtaatataaaagGGTAATTTGATTACACATCTACTttagttattaaaagattattaaagtaatattgatttttttataattatattcttatttattaattttttaaaacaaaaaaaatctcatttttaattaatataacaaataacataaaatattttagaataattatactcaagggtatttaagtaaaaaaatattttttttattacctctaattaaatataataattatttatacctatcaagttttattaaaatttatcaaatataataataataataatttatacttaataattttaaagataattttttaattttgataataaaatattctttaaacaAAAACCCTCCAAAGGTTAGAAAGACTTTCTCTgaatgataaaaatgtttatttaccaatataaataaaacttgtatatttttcctttttttctgaaaattaacttcctcaaaatgataatataaccATTTTTAATGTCACAACAATATGATAAtacttgttttttaattttttttaatattaatttgtgtagattttttttctctattttatgGAACATAGTGTTTAAAATTCGTAATAAAACTgcgtacatatttttaaatagacAAATAgattcatatataatatgttatcatataattgaataattttgaccttactgtaaaaaaagaaaatctaatttggtttgttttttaatttctaagttCACCCTTATTTATATCAAACACTAATAAATATTGTACCAATGTTACCATTTTTAGGAAATAATATAACTACTATCGCAAAGTGTGTatttgggctttttttttttttttagtagtaTTACATGTATAAACTTGAAtgtaaataatgatgtatcactatgtgattaatattatttaatctttaatttaaaattatttaatcatataatgatatattatcgtttgtacttagatttatataaattatttgtacacataatttttctttatattttaaaaagtattaaTAAGGCCCCATACATTATAAATGGAGAGGCTTCTGATTGAGAAAGGATTCCGACCACATTAACGGCCTCCGAATTTGGTGAGGATTTAAACTTTTCAGCccaaaagattatttcccacccaaggtttggtgcaaagaTGGCATACCCatagaattttaaaaacccaaatacctacCCAAGATTTAGTCAATTTCTATGCAcctaagaattttttatttgggttaagggtaaaatcattattttattaataatattaaaaaataaaattatatctcatttttttctctttattttggaaaactaacaattttttttttttagattaaattttgaaaagtaacattttctcccTCCTTGCATTGGTTCTTCCTCTAGCGCCTTCTTTCCGTCTAAAGCCCTCTCTCTCCAATGTCTAGATTATTCATTTGGAGGATGACAATGATGCGTTTAGATGACAACGATTTGTCTGGACTACGTTTTTATCGTCTAGACGAAGGGTTTTATCTAGattctttaaatcaaaatattactgATTGGattctttaaatcaaaatattactgATTGGAGGGAGAGAGCTTTGGATGAAAAAAAGATGTCGGTGGAAGAGCCCTTGTCTGGGGGGAGAAAGAGTGGTCATCGTTCACCGAAAAATCATCagagaaatttgaaaccttagggggaaaatgcactttttaaaacttaatttaaaaaaaaaatgttagttttccaaattaattaagaaaaatgagatataattttatttattttaatattactgataaaatgataattttactcttaaccctaataaaaaaaatttttatgtgTAAAAATGCACTAAACCTCaagtagatatttgaatttttgaaattccGTAAGTGTGTGCATTTAtctttgcatcaaaccttgggcggGAAAAGCGTTTTGGCCAACTTTTCATTTGAAAAGTCTTCCactttaacatatttatttttaaattttacattttaattcaCAAAGTTTGGTCGAAAACCaacttaaagagaaaattagtattaattaatCCTTTCCAGAGAGAAGTATAATTATTTGCACATGGTAAAGATCTTGGCTTGCTTTCTTTAGCATTAAGCACAcgtattatatgttattattattggtttATAATAAAGTCTTGCCGGCTAAAGCGGCAATTCTAAACAATACACttgaattgaatataataagTACCCAATTAAACCGTTACACATGTCTAATTATGTTAAAGCTTTGtctca harbors:
- the LOC123193476 gene encoding NADH--cytochrome b5 reductase 1-like translates to MLNLPMDLKFDELMTKIKTEFPMQLSHLQLLGLLAALVAGFFTIAIYVLHSRKPKGCLEPEKFKEFKLVKKTQLSHNASKFRFALPKPTSVFGLPLGQHIVCRGKDSEGNQVIRPYTPITLDSDLGFFELVVKMYPKGRMSHHFREMKEGDCLAVKGPKGRFKYNVGQARAFGMIAGGSGITPMFQLTRGILENPKDKTNVNLIYANVTVNDILLKEELDSFAVKFPSRFKVYYVLSQPPEAWDGGIGHVSKEMIQTHCPAPASDIQILRCGPPGMNKAMAAHLEALGYDSKMQFEF